A region of the Roseiflexus sp. RS-1 genome:
CCGGTTGAATTGCTGACAATGCCTGCACAACATTCGGCATAAGCAAGCGCAGTGTCTCGAATCGATTGTTAGCCGCCACGATAACAATAATTCCTAACGTTGTTGAACGCAGGTTCTGTTGATATGTCATATTCTGATCAGCAGTAATAAAGACATCGAAGGCAGTCTCGGCTAAACGCAGCAACTCGCCGTTTTTAGCGCCTGCCCAGCCCATCTCAGAGACAGTCAAGACGTCGTGGTCCGGCAGTTCATATTTGAGCTTACGCGGCAGGCATTCATCAAGCAAGATCTTCATACAGGTTGCGTTAACAACATCTGCTTGAGTTGTTCCAGAACTCCGACCGCCTGATCACGATGCACGGTCGGAAAGTCGTCGAGGAACTCCTGGAGGGAATAACCGCCTTCGAGATAGTCGAACAGCGTCTGCACCGGTACCCGTGTGCCAGCAAACACCGGCGTTCCACCGAGAATCTCGTGATCCCGGATAATCAGATTTGGCTGAACCATAATGCCGTCCTTTCACGCACTGGCTGTATGATAGCACAACCGGCACGCTTGTGGCGGTCGGGTTATTGTGTGAGGCGGTCTTCAAACAGGGGCAGTGTTTGAAGCGTGATCAAAAACCCGGATGTGTGGCATTGATATTGAACATGGCTTTCTGATGAGGAGAAGAAGCGTATGCCGAATCGTGCCGCTTTCTGCGCTCCAGCGCCCCGACCGCACCTCAAGCTGCGCGTCCAGGGAAAAAAACTGCTGCGGCAGCCAGCGCAGCAGGAGTATCCGCGTTCTCTTTCTACCCTATCCGACGTGTGACATTCACCCCGTTCCGCTCTTTCCATCTCATTGGCGCGCCACTGTTTGGACACACTGGCGCCGCTGCGGGTTGCTGCGCTTCTTGATCTTCCATCGCGCTCGCCGCCAGCGCGCGGCTAAACCGCTCATACACGTCCAGAGTCGTATCCTCGAT
Encoded here:
- a CDS encoding DUF5615 family PIN-like protein produces the protein MKILLDECLPRKLKYELPDHDVLTVSEMGWAGAKNGELLRLAETAFDVFITADQNMTYQQNLRSTTLGIIVIVAANNRFETLRLLMPNVVQALSAIQPGDLLRIPV
- a CDS encoding DUF433 domain-containing protein yields the protein MVQPNLIIRDHEILGGTPVFAGTRVPVQTLFDYLEGGYSLQEFLDDFPTVHRDQAVGVLEQLKQMLLTQPV